One Etheostoma spectabile isolate EspeVRDwgs_2016 unplaced genomic scaffold, UIUC_Espe_1.0 scaffold00018482, whole genome shotgun sequence DNA window includes the following coding sequences:
- the LOC116680538 gene encoding LOW QUALITY PROTEIN: histone-lysine N-methyltransferase KMT5C-like (The sequence of the model RefSeq protein was modified relative to this genomic sequence to represent the inferred CDS: substituted 2 bases at 2 genomic stop codons), whose amino-acid sequence MDRGTRMSVTELCEIDDLATGLVLDPMLGFSTHKMNIAPLPETHCWGFLKETLLSFXQSQDFKTTFNTLTSGAYFKSIGSHHQHLLREHIYRYCSAFLLDSGVAIESTDRYSCETNGARVTSTRHWFAGQRVKVLLGCLADFRPANSAVLNAGVNDFSVMYSLRKKCDQLWLGPASYINHDCNPNAKLVACKSCAYVDVIRPISPGEEITFYYGPNFLGEGKEICECXTCEKNGDGYFKQDPVKSTTTANTEPVSQPPKMKKTGKRTEAEKETLSVLAHNLF is encoded by the coding sequence ATGGACAGAGGGACCAGAATGAGTGTTACGGAGCTGTGTGAGATTGATGACCTGGCCACTGGTTTGGTGTTGGACCCCATGCTGGGTTTCAGCACCCATAAAATGAACATTGCTCCCTTACCTGAGACCCACTGTTGGGGGTTTCTAAAAGAAACCCTGCTCAGCTTTTAGCAATCACAGGATTTTAAGACAACATTCAATACACTGACCTCTGGTGCCTATTTTAAATCTATTGGAAGCCATCATCAGCATCTCCTGAGGGAACACATCTATCGCTACTGCAGTGCTTTCCTGTTGGACAGTGGTGTTGCGATAGAGTCCACTGATAGATACTCTTGTGAGACCAATGGAGCAAGGGTAACCTCAACGAGGCACTGGTTTGCAGGACAGCGTGTCAAAGTCCTGCTGGGCTGCCTAGCAGACTTTAGACCAGCCAACAGTGCTGTGCTGAACGCTGGAGTCAATGACTTTAGCGTGATGTATTCCTTACGCAAAAAGTGCGATCAGCTCTGGCTTGGTCCTGCAAGTTACATTAACCATGACTGCAATCCAAATGCAAAGTTAGTTGCTTGCAAGTCCTGTGCATATGTTGACGTGATTAGGCCCATTTCACCTGGTGAGGAGATCACATTTTATTATGGTCCAAACTTTTTGGGGGAAGGAAAGGAAATCTGTGAATGCTAAACCTGTGAGAAGAATGGAGACGGTTACTTCAAACAGGATCCTGTAAAGAGCACTACCACAGCCAACACAGAACCTGTGTCTCAGCCTCCCAAAATGAAAAAGACTGGTAAAAGAACAGAAgctgaaaaagaaacattaagtGTGCTGGCGCATAACTTATTTTAg